The following are from one region of the Vitis riparia cultivar Riparia Gloire de Montpellier isolate 1030 chromosome 14, EGFV_Vit.rip_1.0, whole genome shotgun sequence genome:
- the LOC117929629 gene encoding uncharacterized protein LOC117929629, which translates to MATQQQGEEDKQTQSPSTTGWRELIGLPYQKIKENIEANRYVWTAYVVVYGGFGLWLTYRWRKLRRTEDRVRALQERLRKLAEAREQAASATSVEKAAPVEKAAPIEKASLLANKSPQ; encoded by the coding sequence ATGGCGACTCAGCAACAAGGAGAAGAAGATAAGCAAACACAGAGTCCCTCAACTACTGGCTGGAGAGAGTTGATTGGACTACCGTATCAAAAGATCAAAGAAAACATAGAAGCTAACCGATATGTGTGGACTGCTTATGTTGTTGTATATGGTGGATTTGGTCTTTGGCTTACCTACAGATGGAGAAAGCTTCGTAGGACTGAGGACAGGGTACGTGCCCTTCAAGAACGACTGCGCAAGCTTGCTGAAGCTAGAGAGCAGGCAGCCTCTGCCACATCAGTTGAAAAGGCAGCTCCAGTTGAAAAGGCTGCACCAATTGAAAAGGCTTCATTGTTGGCTAATAAATCTCCCCAATAG